A single window of Alosa alosa isolate M-15738 ecotype Scorff River chromosome 11, AALO_Geno_1.1, whole genome shotgun sequence DNA harbors:
- the foxb1a gene encoding forkhead box protein B1a: protein MPRPGRNTYSDQKPPYSYISLTAMAIQSCPEKMLPLSEIYKFIMDRFPYYRENTQRWQNSLRHNLSFNDCFIKIPRRPDQPGKGSFWALHPGCGDMFENGSFLRRRKRFKIMMNTDSLAPSKQSDAAHYLQQQAKIRLSALAATGTHLPQMSSYNLGVSQPSTFKHPFAIENIIAREYKVPGGLAFSTMQSMSAGYPLHNQLTTAWPHMYNTNMIDTAAPISMASSDYSAYGVPIKSLCHGGQTLPAIPVPIKPTPAGVPGLSSLPPHIPAFLSNSPQSLSPTSPQTATSQSSPATPSETLTNPSTLQSVAVH, encoded by the coding sequence ATGCCTCGACCAGGCAGAAACACATATAGCGACCAGAAACCTCCTTATTCCTACATCTCCCTGACCGCCATGGCAATCCAGAGCTGCCCGGAGAAGATGCTCCCACTAAGCGAGATTTACAAGTTCATCATGGACCGTTTTCCTTATTACCGAGAAAACACACAAAGGTGGCAGAACTCTTTACGGCACAATCTGTCTTTCAATGATTGTTTCATCAAGATCCCTCGCCGTCCAGATCAGCCTGGGAAAGGCAGTTTTTGGGCGCTGCATCCCGGGTGCGGAGACATGTTTGAAAACGGAAGTTTCTTGAGGAGGCGCAAGCGTTTTAAAATTATGATGAACACGGATTCTCTGGCTCCAAGTAAGCAATCCGATGCTGCGCATTATCTTCAGCAACAAGCCAAAATTCGACTTAGTGCACTCGCAGCCACAGGAACACACCTGCCGCAGATGTCCAGCTACAACTTGGGAGTGTCACAGCCGTCCACTTTCAAGCATCCGTTTGCCATAGAGAACATAATTGCCAGAGAGTACAAGGTACCAGGGGGGCTCGCCTTTTCTACCATGCAGTCAATGTCTGCTGGCTACCCCCTGCACAACCAGCTGACCACGGCCTGGCCCCATATGTACAACACCAATATGATCGACACGGCAGCTCCCATCTCCATGGCCAGCAGTGATTACAGTGCCTACGGAGTGCCCATCAAATCCCTTTGCCATGGGGGACAGACCTTACCAGCTATTCCTGTGCCAATAAAACCCACGCCGGCCGGAGTACCTGGGCTGTCGTCGCTGCCCCCGCATATTCCCGCGTTCCTGTCGAACTCTCCGCAGTCGTTAAGCCCAACATCTCCTCAAACAGCCACCAGCCAAAGCAGCCCTGCCACCCCAAGCGAGACACTGACAAATCCGTCAACACTGCAGTCTGTGGCGGTGCACTGA